One window from the genome of Esox lucius isolate fEsoLuc1 chromosome 23, fEsoLuc1.pri, whole genome shotgun sequence encodes:
- the slc38a2 gene encoding sodium-coupled neutral amino acid transporter 2 — MKQATSKTEMSQFNISPDDDSQEYSPYQDCPTKKPIGSPYDIDAESQNFLPEFHLDKKKYETDYHQGSASFGMSVFNLGNAIMGSGILGLSYAMANTGIALFVILLVAVSIFSLYSVHLLLKTANEGGSLVYEQLGYKAFGMPGKLAASISITMQNIGAMSSYLFIVKYELPIVIQAFMGANNGEWYMNGDYLVILVSIVIILPLSLLKNLGYLGYTSGFSLLCMVFFLIVVIYKKFQIPCPYTVMLLNETVSKIQNISSGSINTTAVDYNEDVCTPKYFVFNSQTVYAVPILTFAFVCHPAILPMYEELKDRSRRKMQGVANVSFLAMFIMYLLAALFGYLTFNVHVEPELLHTYSKVFKADVVLLIVRLAVLTAVTLTVPVVLFPIRTSVNQLLCASKDFSWIRHTIITIGLLASTNLLVIFVPTIRDIFGFIGASAAAMLIFILPSAFYIKLVKKEPMKSVQKIGASIFLCSGFFVMFGSLTLIALDWLQ, encoded by the exons ATGAAACAGGCCACTTCAAAGACAGAGATGAGTCAGTTCAACATTTCCCCAGATGATGATAGTCAAGAATACAGTCCATACCAAGACTGTCCGACCAAGAAGCCTATTGGCAG TCCATATGACATAGATGCAGAGAGTCAAAACTTTCTTCCAGAATTCCACCTGGACAAGAAGAAATATGAAACAGATTAT CATCAAGGCTCTGCCTCCTTTGGCATGTCGGTCTTCAATCTGGGCAATGCCATCATGGGCAGTGGTATCCTGGGTCTCTCGTATGCCATGGCCAACACTGGCATTGCACTCTTTGT AATTCTACTGGTTGCGGTTTCCATCTTTTCACTGTACTCTGTGCACTTGCTTCTGAAAACTGCCAACGAAGGAGGTTCATTGGTCTACGAGCAATTAGGTTACAAGGCATTCGGCATGCCAGGGAAACTGGCAGCATCCATCTCCATCACCATGCAGAACATTGGTG CCATGTCCAGCTACCTCTTCATTGTGAAGTATGAGCTGCCAATTGTTATCCAAGCCTTCATGGGAGCGAATAACGG GGAGTGGTATATGAACGGGGACTATTTGGTGATTCTGGTGTCAATTGTTATCATCCTACCTCTTTCGCTACTCAAGAACCTCG GTTACCTTGGTTACACCAGTGGTTTCTCTCTGCTTTGCATGGTCTTCTTCCTGATTGTG GTGATTTATAAGAAGTTTCAGATCCCGTGCCCTTACACAGTAATGCTACTGAACGAGACAGTTAGCAAGATCCAGAACATCTCATCTGGCAGCATCAACACTACAGCGGTCGACTACAACGAGGATGTCTGCACACCAAAATACTTTGTCTTCAACTCTCAG ACCGTGTACGCTGTTCCTATTCTGACATTCGCCTTTGTCTGCCACCCTGCCATCTTGCCCATGTATGAGGAACTTAAAGA TCGTTCCCGTAGAAAGATGCAGGGAGTGGCCAACGTGTCTTTTCTGGCCATGTTCATCATGTACCTGCTGGCTGCGCTCTTCGGATATCTGACCTTCAACG TGCACGTTGAGCCCGAGTTGCTGCACACCTACTCCAAGGTGTTCAAGGCTGACGTGGTCCTACTCATCGTTCGTCTGGCCGTGTTGACAGCAGTCACCCTGACTGTCCCCGTGGTGCTATTTCCA ATCCGCACCTCGGTCAACCAGCTGCTGTGCGCTTCCAAGGATTTCAGCTGGATACGCCACACCATCATCACCATAGGTCTGCTGGCCAGCACCAACCTCCTGGTCATCTTTGTTCCAACGATCAGAGACATCTTCGGCTTCATCG GTGCATCTGCGGCAGCCATGTTGATCTTCATCTTGCCCTCAGCCTTCTATATCAAACTGGTCAAGAAGGAGCCCATGAAGTCTGTGCAGAAAATCGGG GCTAGCATTTTCCTGTGCAGTGGCTTCTTTGTCATGTTTGGCAGCTTGACGCTCATCGCCCTTGACTGGCTCCAATAG